One genomic segment of Bradyrhizobium diazoefficiens includes these proteins:
- a CDS encoding peptidase domain-containing ABC transporter, with the protein MQGLLNFTGRAFLPLVRQTEAAECGLACLAMVASYHGYRTDMNSLRRRYPVSLKGVTLRDLMEIAAHLGLACRPLRIELGHLRQLRLPAILHWDMAHFVVLKAYKKNGIVVHDPAAGEKWFPISEASRHLTGVVLELSPTEGFCRTDERVRLPFSVFFSGMSGNVHILMQILVLSVVTEILILAAPFYMQLTVDEVIARGDVDLLLVLGLGFALLLLTKVASTATRSFIILILQNTLSFQIGARLFHHLVRLPLSFFEKRHIGDIVSRFGSIEPIRNMLAEGLITGLIDGLMSALMLALMFTYSIQLGFVVLFAFALYAALRLALFRMFRRRNEAAIHSKADENSTFIETVRAVQSLKLLNRENERESQWLNRYADYVNANVRLGRAKISFKAMNDTIFGLENVVTIYLAARLALDNLMTVGMIFAFVSYKLQFAERTALLIEKLVDLRILGLHLERLADIALTPLERGHDQDLSYVRPIQGAIELRNVCFRYAEAEPLILENINLRVAPGQFVTLMGPSGCGKTTLVKIMLGLLEPTSGEVLIDGLPLGQIGSRVYREQIGAVMQEDQLLSGSIADNICFFETTFDQHWMIECARIAGIHDDIMAMPMSYNSLIGDMGSSLSSGQKQRVLLARALYRRPKILFLDEGTAHLDTEKEKEINANLRHLNMTRVSIAHRPEITHGADMIIHLARAGRPLQVGDISRRPAVAPTQDAGFTGLAAESVESADSAEGRDDCSDNIRKGDHPKCAGNDDCSKDGKRDKPDGGCNDATNYSCPRHKDYCQPQKDYCASNPSDTRGNAGEALANFDFSSLGRGRQ; encoded by the coding sequence ATGCAGGGGTTATTGAATTTCACTGGGCGCGCCTTCCTCCCGCTCGTTAGGCAGACAGAAGCGGCGGAATGCGGGCTGGCATGCCTTGCCATGGTGGCGTCCTATCACGGCTATCGAACCGACATGAATAGCCTGCGGCGTCGATACCCAGTATCCCTGAAAGGTGTCACTCTCCGCGACCTCATGGAGATAGCGGCTCACCTGGGCCTCGCATGCCGGCCGCTGCGAATTGAGCTTGGCCATCTCAGGCAATTGCGCCTCCCGGCTATCCTGCACTGGGACATGGCTCATTTCGTTGTCCTGAAAGCGTACAAGAAAAATGGGATCGTGGTGCACGATCCGGCGGCTGGCGAGAAATGGTTTCCCATTAGCGAAGCATCGAGACATCTCACCGGAGTCGTGCTCGAGCTCTCACCCACCGAAGGGTTCTGCCGCACAGACGAAAGAGTGCGATTACCGTTCTCGGTATTCTTTAGCGGAATGAGCGGAAACGTTCATATCTTAATGCAAATATTAGTCCTGTCAGTGGTCACCGAGATTCTTATTCTCGCCGCCCCTTTCTACATGCAGCTCACAGTCGACGAGGTGATCGCCAGAGGGGACGTCGATCTCCTGCTCGTACTCGGACTTGGATTCGCGCTCCTCCTCCTGACCAAAGTCGCGTCGACCGCGACCCGCTCGTTCATTATTCTTATTCTGCAGAACACGTTGAGCTTTCAGATCGGCGCCCGGCTGTTTCATCATCTGGTGCGTTTGCCACTCTCCTTTTTCGAAAAGCGGCATATCGGCGACATCGTGTCGCGCTTCGGCTCGATCGAGCCCATCCGCAACATGCTCGCGGAGGGACTGATCACGGGCTTGATCGACGGTCTCATGTCGGCGTTGATGCTGGCGTTGATGTTCACCTACAGCATACAACTCGGATTTGTCGTCCTGTTCGCATTCGCGCTGTACGCCGCCTTGCGGCTCGCGCTCTTCAGGATGTTCCGGCGACGGAACGAAGCGGCCATCCACAGTAAGGCAGACGAAAACTCCACCTTCATCGAGACCGTGCGAGCGGTGCAGAGCCTGAAGCTGCTCAACCGAGAGAACGAGCGGGAGAGCCAGTGGCTCAACCGTTATGCCGACTATGTAAATGCCAACGTGCGATTAGGCCGGGCGAAGATCAGCTTCAAAGCGATGAACGACACGATTTTCGGCTTGGAAAACGTAGTCACAATCTACCTTGCCGCTCGCCTCGCCCTAGACAATCTCATGACGGTTGGCATGATCTTCGCGTTCGTCAGCTACAAGCTGCAGTTCGCGGAACGGACGGCGCTGCTCATCGAGAAGCTGGTAGACCTGCGCATTCTTGGACTGCACCTGGAGCGCCTCGCCGATATTGCACTCACCCCACTGGAGCGGGGACACGACCAGGACCTATCGTATGTGCGACCGATCCAAGGCGCGATTGAGTTGCGCAACGTGTGCTTCCGCTATGCAGAAGCAGAGCCTCTGATTCTCGAGAACATCAACCTGCGCGTTGCTCCGGGCCAATTCGTGACGCTCATGGGACCCTCCGGCTGCGGCAAGACAACTCTTGTCAAGATTATGCTTGGGCTGCTCGAGCCAACGAGCGGCGAGGTCCTGATCGACGGCCTTCCGCTAGGCCAGATCGGATCGCGCGTTTACCGCGAACAAATCGGCGCGGTGATGCAGGAGGATCAATTGCTGTCAGGATCGATTGCCGACAATATCTGCTTTTTTGAGACTACATTCGACCAGCACTGGATGATCGAGTGTGCGCGGATTGCCGGCATCCACGACGACATCATGGCAATGCCGATGAGCTACAACAGTCTCATCGGTGACATGGGAAGCTCGCTTTCCAGCGGGCAGAAACAGCGGGTACTGCTCGCCCGCGCGCTCTATCGCCGACCAAAGATCCTGTTCCTGGACGAGGGCACGGCACATCTTGACACCGAAAAGGAAAAAGAAATCAATGCGAATCTGCGACATCTAAATATGACTCGCGTGAGCATAGCGCACCGCCCCGAAATCACGCACGGCGCGGATATGATCATCCATCTTGCCAGGGCGGGCAGGCCGCTTCAGGTCGGAGACATAAGCCGCAGACCGGCAGTGGCGCCTACGCAGGATGCTGGTTTCACTGGGCTTGCCGCCGAAAGTGTAGAATCGGCCGACTCCGCAGAGGGCCGCGACGACTGCTCCGATAACATCCGCAAGGGCGACCATCCGAAGTGCGCCGGGAACGACGATTGCTCGAAGGACGGCAAGAGGGATAAGCCCGATGGCGGCTGTAATGATGCCACGAACTACAGTTGCCCGCGGCACAAGGACTACTGCCAGCCGCAGAAGGACTACTGCGCCTCCAACCCGTCCGACACCCGTGGCAACGCGGGTGAAGCGCTGGCCAACTTCGACTTCTCATCCCTCGGGCGAGGCCGCCAATGA
- a CDS encoding HlyD family efflux transporter periplasmic adaptor subunit codes for METRPALFRHEAIDFLHQRHSWGEVVSLQPISSTILSWSLAMLVTIILCFLTIAQYARKETVTGYLTPTFGTAKIFVPQQGFIKELHVKEGQEVAEGDPLLTVVTAQISANGDDVNAAVLAALTQQRDVIERQIAAEERRTASEHDRLASTIKGIEAETAQLEDQREIQSDRLKLSESFVSSGAKLTASGALPTIELKRREQAALEQKQNVASLDQQITARRTQLADARHTLEQLPIVAGDRIRVLRNDLSWIEQRVAEVNGRRAYIIKAPTSGRVSTVQATVGQIADPKYMQLEIVPLDATLQAELFFPTRAFGFVRPGQQVRMLYDAFPYQKFGTYRGSVTKVSHTILTGNDSTGPITLKEPAYRVTAALARPDIDAYGLKIPLQPGMLLKADVVLEQRSLMRWLLDPIFSARM; via the coding sequence ATGGAGACTCGGCCAGCTCTATTTCGCCACGAAGCAATCGACTTTCTGCATCAGCGTCACAGCTGGGGCGAGGTCGTATCGCTGCAGCCGATATCGAGCACGATCCTCAGCTGGTCTCTCGCGATGCTTGTTACAATCATCTTATGTTTTCTCACCATCGCTCAATACGCGCGCAAGGAAACCGTAACCGGCTATCTAACGCCGACCTTCGGCACGGCCAAGATTTTCGTGCCACAACAGGGTTTCATCAAGGAGCTACACGTCAAGGAGGGGCAGGAGGTTGCCGAGGGCGACCCGCTCCTGACCGTGGTCACTGCCCAAATCAGCGCCAACGGCGATGACGTCAATGCCGCAGTCCTCGCAGCGCTGACGCAACAACGCGATGTCATCGAGCGACAGATCGCTGCCGAAGAGCGCCGGACCGCCTCGGAGCACGATCGCCTCGCGTCCACGATCAAAGGGATTGAGGCAGAGACTGCTCAGCTCGAGGACCAGAGAGAGATCCAGAGCGATCGGCTGAAGCTCTCCGAGAGTTTCGTATCGTCGGGCGCCAAGTTGACCGCGAGCGGGGCCTTGCCGACCATCGAGCTGAAGCGACGCGAGCAGGCCGCGCTGGAGCAAAAGCAGAACGTGGCGTCCCTTGATCAGCAGATCACCGCACGACGCACTCAATTGGCCGACGCCCGGCATACACTCGAGCAACTTCCGATCGTGGCGGGAGATAGGATTCGCGTGCTGCGCAATGATCTTTCCTGGATCGAACAGCGCGTTGCCGAGGTGAATGGACGGCGAGCGTATATTATCAAAGCGCCGACCAGCGGGCGCGTGTCGACGGTACAGGCGACCGTCGGCCAGATCGCCGATCCAAAGTATATGCAGCTGGAAATCGTTCCGCTCGATGCGACCTTGCAGGCTGAGCTGTTCTTTCCGACGCGCGCGTTCGGTTTCGTGCGCCCCGGCCAGCAGGTCAGGATGCTCTACGATGCGTTTCCCTATCAGAAATTCGGCACCTACCGCGGCAGCGTGACAAAGGTCTCTCACACGATCCTGACCGGCAACGACAGTACCGGGCCGATTACCCTCAAGGAGCCGGCTTACCGCGTGACTGCGGCTCTCGCGAGGCCCGACATCGATGCCTATGGTCTCAAGATTCCGCTTCAGCCAGGCATGCTGCTTAAGGCCGATGTCGTTCTTGAGCAGCGCTCGCTAATGCGGTGGCTGCTTGATCCGATATTTAGCGCAAGGATGTAG